From the genome of bacterium, one region includes:
- a CDS encoding AMP-binding protein, with the protein MTHAAAWLRERAERTPERLALLAGSQRLDFAEFLAGASRRACALRERGVRPGHLVALWLPGGVEGALRLWGAWLAGARVLPMNDRLAEGETSRLLASVHPDHRVAADECLMGEGGPLPVDVRGDIALVLFTSGTAGPPKAACLRHSNLLASAEASARLLGTKEDDRWLACLPLFHVGGLMILVRSVLDGSGVVLQSGFDTTRVNESLDSEGITLASFVPTTLRRLLDQRVEGRAPSSLRAVLLGGAAAPESLVRRARQQGFPVRTTYGLTEASSQVATSGPEDEGAGFVGRPLPGTELRVVDDAGRPRAQGEEGEVCVRGPHVFAGYLGDADATSRVLRDGWLHTGDRGRLAADGCLWMLGRRSDLIVSGGENVHPGEVEAALLDHSAVSEVAVAGLPDPDLGQRAAAWVVPKRIDAPPTVDELRTFARKSLAGYKLPREIRFVTALPRNAMGKVLRHGLEGLEAPHGTSVED; encoded by the coding sequence ATGACGCATGCCGCCGCCTGGTTGCGCGAGCGGGCGGAACGCACGCCCGAGCGATTGGCGCTGCTCGCGGGGAGCCAGCGCCTGGACTTTGCTGAGTTCCTGGCAGGCGCATCTCGTCGAGCCTGCGCGTTGCGGGAGCGTGGCGTTCGTCCTGGCCATCTGGTGGCGCTATGGCTGCCCGGTGGCGTTGAGGGTGCGCTGCGTCTCTGGGGCGCATGGCTGGCGGGTGCGCGGGTGCTGCCGATGAACGACCGGCTCGCGGAAGGCGAGACCTCGCGTCTGTTGGCGAGTGTTCATCCCGATCATCGCGTCGCTGCAGACGAATGCTTGATGGGGGAGGGCGGCCCTTTGCCCGTCGACGTTCGTGGTGACATCGCGCTCGTACTGTTCACGTCGGGAACGGCAGGGCCGCCGAAAGCTGCATGTCTGCGGCACTCGAACCTGTTGGCAAGTGCCGAAGCGTCGGCGCGCTTGCTGGGAACGAAGGAAGACGACCGGTGGCTCGCCTGCCTTCCACTCTTTCACGTTGGCGGCTTGATGATCCTGGTGCGAAGCGTTCTGGATGGTTCAGGTGTCGTGCTCCAGAGCGGGTTCGACACCACGCGTGTGAACGAGTCCCTCGATTCGGAGGGGATCACCCTCGCATCCTTCGTGCCTACGACGCTGAGACGGCTACTCGACCAACGCGTTGAGGGTCGCGCACCCAGCTCTCTGCGGGCTGTGCTCCTCGGTGGCGCGGCCGCTCCGGAGAGCCTGGTCCGACGAGCACGCCAGCAGGGTTTTCCCGTTCGAACCACCTACGGACTGACCGAGGCCTCCTCGCAGGTGGCGACCTCGGGCCCCGAGGACGAGGGAGCCGGCTTCGTGGGGCGCCCCTTGCCGGGCACGGAGCTTCGCGTGGTCGACGATGCGGGCCGGCCTCGTGCCCAAGGAGAGGAGGGTGAGGTGTGCGTCCGAGGGCCTCACGTGTTCGCCGGGTATTTGGGCGATGCGGACGCCACGAGTCGGGTACTTCGGGACGGCTGGCTCCACACTGGAGATCGAGGCCGTCTCGCTGCCGACGGATGCCTCTGGATGCTCGGGCGTCGAAGCGATTTGATCGTGAGCGGCGGTGAGAATGTTCATCCGGGAGAGGTGGAAGCGGCTCTGCTCGATCACTCCGCGGTTTCCGAGGTGGCCGTCGCCGGTTTGCCCGACCCGGACCTGGGTCAACGCGCTGCGGCCTGGGTCGTGCCGAAGCGGATCGATGCACCGCCGACCGTCGACGAGCTGCGAACCTTCGCCCGCAAATCCCTGGCGGGCTACAAGCTGCCGAGAGAGATCCGCTTCGTCACGGCTCTACCGCGGAACGCCATGGGGAAGGTGCTGCGCCACGGACTCGAGGGACTCGAGGCTCCGCACGGCACCTCTGTTGAGGACTAG
- the menA gene encoding 1,4-dihydroxy-2-naphthoate octaprenyltransferase, with protein sequence MSDGEVAARPDPFTAWWAASRPKTLSVSMVPVAVGTALATQTGPLLPERAVVAAATALLLQLACNWINDYADFESGADAEGRLGPPRAAAMGWIEPAVLRRAAVLALLGAGGLGFWLAAQAGWVLLVPGGFALLAAWAYTAGPWPLGYHGLGDAAVFLFFGLFAVTASSYLHTDAWLPLAAGAALPVGLLATLVLAVNNLRDVSTDELVGKQTLAVRLGEAGARRYAQGLLAGSFIALCGLPLLGSGLAAPLLPILSLPLAWRLVHPLRHARGTELNPILAGAARLQLVFGSLLTLGFLLPF encoded by the coding sequence GTGAGTGACGGCGAGGTTGCAGCTCGTCCCGATCCGTTCACCGCGTGGTGGGCGGCCTCGCGTCCGAAGACGCTCTCCGTATCGATGGTTCCGGTCGCGGTAGGAACGGCGCTGGCCACGCAGACCGGCCCACTTCTGCCCGAGCGGGCGGTGGTGGCGGCGGCCACGGCGCTGCTGCTTCAGCTCGCCTGCAACTGGATCAACGACTACGCGGATTTCGAGAGCGGGGCCGATGCCGAAGGGCGGCTCGGCCCACCGCGGGCCGCAGCGATGGGTTGGATCGAACCGGCGGTGCTGCGGCGAGCTGCAGTCTTGGCGCTGCTCGGCGCGGGGGGGCTCGGTTTCTGGTTGGCCGCCCAGGCCGGCTGGGTGCTGCTCGTTCCCGGAGGTTTTGCATTGCTCGCCGCGTGGGCGTACACCGCCGGTCCCTGGCCCCTCGGCTACCACGGGCTCGGCGACGCGGCGGTCTTCCTCTTCTTCGGGCTCTTCGCGGTGACGGCCTCGAGCTATCTTCACACCGACGCCTGGCTTCCGCTGGCCGCGGGCGCTGCCTTGCCCGTGGGATTGCTGGCCACCCTCGTGCTGGCAGTGAACAACCTGCGTGACGTTTCGACGGACGAGTTGGTTGGTAAGCAGACGTTGGCTGTGCGGCTCGGGGAAGCCGGCGCTCGTCGCTATGCGCAGGGGCTGCTCGCCGGGAGCTTCATCGCCTTGTGCGGGCTCCCGCTACTCGGGAGCGGGCTTGCTGCACCGCTACTCCCGATCCTCTCGCTGCCGCTTGCGTGGCGTCTCGTCCATCCCCTGCGTCATGCACGCGGTACGGAGCTGAACCCGATCCTGGCGGGCGCTGCCCGGCTTCAGCTCGTGTTCGGGAGCCTGCTCACGCTGGGCTTCCTGCTTCCATTCTGA
- the menB gene encoding 1,4-dihydroxy-2-naphthoyl-CoA synthase, whose product MDWKEARTYEDIRYETAEGIAKITIDRPEVHNAFRPRTLFELIDAFSRAREDQTIGVILFTGAGGKAFCSGGDQKVRGDAGYVGDDGIPRLNALDLQRVIRSLPKPIIALVPGWAIGGGHVLHLICDLTIAAEGARFGQTGPKVGSFDAGFGASYLARVVGQKKAREIWYLCDEYDANEALDMGLVNKVVPQDELEEAGVAWARRILRHSPLAIRCLKAAFNADCDGQAGIQELAGHATQLFYMTEEAQEGRNAFVEKRDPDFSEFPWRP is encoded by the coding sequence GTGGATTGGAAGGAAGCACGAACCTACGAGGACATCCGCTACGAAACGGCGGAAGGCATTGCCAAGATCACGATCGATCGGCCCGAAGTCCACAACGCTTTCCGGCCGCGTACGCTCTTCGAGTTGATCGATGCCTTCTCCCGGGCGAGGGAGGATCAGACGATCGGCGTGATCCTGTTCACCGGCGCGGGGGGCAAGGCCTTCTGTTCCGGCGGTGATCAGAAGGTCCGCGGCGATGCGGGTTACGTCGGCGACGATGGGATTCCGCGCCTCAATGCACTCGATCTCCAACGCGTGATCCGAAGCCTGCCGAAGCCGATCATCGCATTGGTTCCCGGGTGGGCGATCGGTGGCGGCCACGTGTTGCATCTGATCTGTGATCTGACCATCGCGGCAGAAGGGGCACGTTTCGGTCAGACCGGTCCGAAGGTCGGCAGCTTCGATGCGGGCTTCGGCGCCTCCTATCTCGCCCGCGTGGTCGGCCAAAAGAAGGCCCGCGAGATCTGGTACCTCTGCGATGAGTACGATGCCAACGAAGCCCTGGACATGGGGCTCGTCAACAAGGTCGTGCCGCAGGACGAGCTGGAGGAGGCTGGAGTTGCCTGGGCGCGTCGCATTCTCCGCCACAGCCCGCTGGCGATCCGGTGCCTGAAGGCGGCGTTCAATGCGGATTGCGATGGCCAGGCGGGCATTCAGGAGCTGGCCGGCCACGCCACCCAGCTGTTCTACATGACAGAGGAAGCCCAGGAGGGGCGGAACGCCTTCGTCGAAAAACGCGATCCCGATTTCAGCGAGTTCCCGTGGCGGCCGTGA
- the menH gene encoding 2-succinyl-6-hydroxy-2,4-cyclohexadiene-1-carboxylate synthase, with translation MDVGRKLFVRSEGEGPAVLLLHGFTGSSEGLGGIADALEGHQRIRVDLIGHGESESPTGPGSLRAYRMESCAADLVRVLDAQGIERTHVVGYSMGARVGLALAIWAPERVGRCVLLGARAGIEDPSARVARVRADEALADRIEEGGIEAFVDHWMALPIFASQARLGEAALEAARAERLRGNPRGLAHSLRGMGAGAQPPLFDDLPSLRAPTLFVAGAEDEAFCEAGRDLAARTPAARFLAIPEAGHAAHLEASDEFNRITRSFLSEAMKEKP, from the coding sequence ATGGATGTGGGGCGCAAGCTCTTCGTTCGCAGCGAGGGTGAAGGTCCGGCTGTTCTCCTGTTGCATGGCTTCACAGGCTCATCCGAGGGTCTTGGTGGCATCGCCGATGCTCTCGAAGGCCACCAGCGCATCCGGGTCGATCTGATCGGCCACGGGGAAAGTGAGTCGCCTACCGGGCCGGGGAGTCTCCGCGCCTATCGCATGGAGAGCTGCGCTGCCGATCTCGTGCGGGTACTCGATGCCCAGGGGATCGAGCGGACGCACGTGGTTGGCTATTCGATGGGAGCGCGCGTGGGTCTGGCGCTGGCCATCTGGGCACCGGAAAGGGTAGGGCGTTGCGTGCTACTCGGCGCCCGTGCCGGAATCGAGGATCCCTCGGCACGGGTGGCGCGGGTTCGCGCGGACGAAGCCCTCGCCGATCGGATCGAAGAAGGTGGGATCGAGGCGTTCGTCGACCATTGGATGGCGCTACCGATCTTCGCGAGCCAGGCTCGGCTCGGGGAAGCGGCTCTCGAAGCGGCGCGAGCGGAGCGCCTTCGCGGGAACCCTCGAGGGCTCGCTCACTCGCTTCGGGGAATGGGTGCGGGGGCGCAGCCTCCGCTCTTCGATGATCTGCCCTCTCTTCGGGCGCCCACCCTCTTCGTGGCAGGCGCAGAGGACGAGGCGTTTTGCGAGGCGGGCCGCGACCTGGCGGCCCGCACACCTGCCGCCCGTTTCCTTGCGATTCCCGAGGCCGGCCATGCGGCCCACCTCGAGGCATCGGATGAGTTCAACCGTATCACCCGCTCGTTCCTGAGCGAGGCCATGAAGGAGAAGCCGTGA
- the menD gene encoding 2-succinyl-5-enolpyruvyl-6-hydroxy-3-cyclohexene-1-carboxylic-acid synthase: MTTVPDPNTAFASALWSGLVEAGVARVCVCSGSRSAPLAVAAAWQPGLDVSVHLDERSAGFIALGAARAERRPVALVCTSGTAAANFLPAVVEASHAGVPLIVLTADRPPELRGWGAAQTIDQHGIFGSRVRWGAELPPPGTDSPGPAYSRALAARCVAEASEGTPGPVHLNVPFREPLHPNAASLAVSGAPSSGRAVQRPAVARGPMPEAIALLAEKVGQARHGVLIAGPCPDADPRLLGEAALAFASSTGWPVLAEVPSQLRAGPGAAAGIVLAGGEALVRNSAFASANPPDVVLRLGAPTTSKAMHRWMAAHPEAEVIAIDAEARFQDPAWRVDHWVSADPCAVLQALAETFDGGVSDPAWLHAFRAGTKAAMAALASSVADCPGLPAARVVQELARELPADAGLFLSNGLAIRHADLFLPARSGPLRVFANRGANGIDGIVSTALGASLGCDSMTLLTGDLAFLHDLSGLLAAKRMKTPLVIVVLDDDGGGIFDHLPIAELGESVRFEELFRTPHGADLEPLVEGFGVPFHQAVSPESFRRALQAARDIDGPTVIRVGLDPKEQRAIQERALALVDTALREGGLV; encoded by the coding sequence ATGACGACCGTCCCGGATCCCAACACGGCCTTCGCAAGCGCACTCTGGTCCGGCCTGGTGGAGGCCGGTGTCGCACGGGTCTGCGTCTGCTCCGGTTCCCGGTCGGCTCCACTGGCCGTCGCCGCGGCCTGGCAACCCGGGCTCGATGTCAGCGTCCATCTGGATGAACGCTCTGCGGGCTTCATTGCCCTCGGTGCGGCTCGTGCCGAACGCCGGCCCGTGGCGTTGGTGTGTACATCGGGGACGGCCGCTGCCAACTTCCTTCCTGCCGTCGTGGAGGCTTCTCACGCCGGCGTTCCGCTTATCGTGCTGACCGCCGATCGACCACCGGAGCTTCGTGGCTGGGGTGCTGCCCAGACGATCGACCAGCACGGGATCTTCGGATCTCGCGTGCGTTGGGGCGCGGAGCTTCCGCCGCCAGGCACCGACAGCCCCGGCCCAGCCTACTCGCGTGCGCTCGCCGCCCGCTGCGTCGCCGAGGCCAGTGAGGGAACACCGGGCCCGGTGCATTTGAACGTTCCCTTCCGCGAGCCGCTGCATCCGAACGCGGCTTCCCTGGCGGTTTCCGGCGCCCCCTCTTCAGGGCGCGCCGTACAGCGCCCGGCCGTCGCACGGGGGCCAATGCCCGAAGCGATCGCGCTGCTTGCCGAGAAGGTGGGGCAGGCGCGGCATGGTGTCCTCATCGCGGGCCCGTGTCCCGATGCCGACCCTCGTCTCCTCGGAGAGGCAGCACTCGCTTTCGCGAGTTCGACCGGTTGGCCCGTGCTCGCGGAAGTCCCTTCCCAGCTTCGCGCAGGGCCGGGTGCGGCTGCTGGCATCGTTCTGGCGGGCGGAGAGGCGTTGGTGCGGAATTCCGCGTTTGCCTCTGCCAACCCGCCCGATGTCGTGCTGCGGCTGGGTGCGCCCACCACGAGCAAAGCCATGCACCGGTGGATGGCGGCTCACCCTGAGGCCGAGGTGATCGCCATCGATGCAGAAGCTCGCTTCCAGGATCCTGCCTGGCGGGTGGATCATTGGGTCTCGGCCGATCCGTGCGCCGTGCTCCAAGCTCTGGCCGAGACGTTCGACGGCGGTGTCTCCGATCCGGCCTGGTTGCATGCGTTTCGAGCCGGCACCAAAGCCGCGATGGCTGCGCTGGCGAGCTCCGTTGCGGATTGCCCCGGGCTTCCCGCTGCGCGGGTGGTGCAGGAACTGGCCCGGGAGTTGCCGGCCGACGCAGGGCTCTTCCTCTCGAATGGGCTGGCCATCCGGCACGCAGATCTCTTCCTGCCAGCCCGATCCGGCCCGCTCCGGGTGTTTGCCAATCGCGGCGCGAACGGCATCGACGGAATCGTGTCGACGGCCCTCGGCGCCAGCCTCGGTTGCGATTCCATGACGTTGCTGACGGGAGATCTGGCCTTCCTGCACGATCTATCCGGACTCCTTGCGGCAAAGAGGATGAAGACCCCCCTCGTGATCGTGGTTCTCGATGACGACGGAGGTGGCATCTTCGACCACCTTCCGATCGCGGAACTCGGCGAGAGCGTTCGTTTCGAAGAGCTCTTTCGGACTCCCCACGGCGCGGATCTCGAGCCGCTGGTCGAAGGCTTCGGCGTTCCCTTCCATCAGGCGGTTTCACCAGAATCGTTTCGCCGTGCGTTGCAAGCGGCTCGAGACATCGACGGGCCGACCGTCATCCGCGTTGGTTTGGATCCGAAGGAACAACGGGCGATTCAAGAGCGAGCACTCGCCCTGGTCGATACCGCGCTTCGAGAAGGCGGGCTCGTATGA
- a CDS encoding isochorismate synthase, whose amino-acid sequence MMPITIRWKELPAREEGPPFGSESHEDLFSWEIPRRGESLWAMGAVAEIQSAGTDRFERAAALRELARKEISIEGDTPVRAPLWVGGFSFSDEPGAAGEDWLGFPALRFAVPRRLFLRRKGRSFEAEATGGDPRLGFAGPDSESQSAAPRGVSGSAVAASSLSFGGSNGAADRSLFSQACASTRCGELQKIVVARAASVASDEGFPIERILAALRRAHPDCRHYRVRRGNAVFLGATPERLLCVAGERVSADAIAGTTRRGESPEEEARLRRTLFLSKKEQEEHALVVEGLRTALARHDRDVVVPEAPRVIATGGVQHLHTPLEATIPGGELLRLAGELHPSPAVAGSPVSEARAWIASHERFERGWYAGGVGWLDGTSGGEIAVALRCGLFRANRGRLYAGAGIVAASDPEKELAETRLKMHSLLDAMQAC is encoded by the coding sequence ATGATGCCGATCACAATCCGCTGGAAGGAGCTTCCGGCGCGAGAGGAGGGGCCGCCGTTCGGCTCCGAATCCCATGAGGATTTGTTCTCCTGGGAGATTCCGCGCCGCGGAGAATCGCTCTGGGCGATGGGTGCTGTGGCCGAGATCCAGAGCGCGGGTACGGACCGCTTCGAGCGAGCCGCTGCACTCCGTGAACTGGCTCGCAAGGAAATCTCCATCGAAGGCGACACACCTGTTCGTGCGCCGCTCTGGGTCGGGGGTTTTTCGTTCTCCGACGAGCCGGGCGCTGCTGGGGAGGATTGGCTCGGGTTTCCGGCGCTGCGCTTCGCCGTTCCACGGCGTCTCTTCTTGCGCCGTAAAGGTCGGTCCTTCGAGGCCGAAGCGACGGGCGGGGATCCCCGACTGGGCTTCGCAGGGCCCGACTCTGAGAGTCAATCTGCCGCCCCGCGTGGTGTTTCCGGCTCCGCTGTTGCGGCTTCGTCTCTCTCATTTGGAGGGTCGAACGGGGCTGCGGACCGCTCGCTCTTCTCGCAGGCCTGCGCCAGTACGCGTTGTGGTGAGTTGCAGAAGATCGTCGTCGCCCGAGCGGCGTCCGTGGCGTCGGACGAGGGCTTTCCGATCGAACGGATCCTCGCGGCACTGCGCCGGGCGCATCCCGATTGTCGGCACTACCGCGTTCGGCGCGGCAATGCCGTCTTCCTCGGTGCGACGCCCGAGCGCTTGCTATGCGTCGCTGGAGAGCGCGTATCGGCCGACGCGATTGCCGGAACGACCCGTCGTGGCGAAAGCCCGGAAGAGGAAGCCCGCCTGCGTCGCACGCTCTTCCTGAGCAAGAAAGAGCAGGAAGAGCACGCTCTTGTCGTCGAGGGTCTGCGCACCGCGCTGGCCCGACATGATCGGGATGTGGTCGTCCCCGAGGCGCCTCGAGTGATCGCCACAGGAGGCGTGCAGCACCTGCATACACCGCTGGAGGCAACGATCCCCGGAGGAGAGTTGCTACGGCTCGCAGGAGAGCTTCATCCTTCACCCGCGGTGGCGGGCTCGCCGGTTTCCGAGGCTCGCGCGTGGATCGCGTCTCACGAACGATTCGAACGGGGCTGGTATGCCGGCGGAGTCGGGTGGCTCGATGGCACGAGCGGCGGCGAAATCGCCGTCGCGCTTCGCTGCGGTCTCTTCCGGGCGAACCGTGGACGGTTGTATGCGGGTGCCGGGATCGTCGCGGCCTCGGATCCCGAGAAGGAACTCGCCGAAACCCGGCTCAAGATGCACTCCTTGCTCGACGCGATGCAGGCGTGCTGA
- a CDS encoding ubiquinone/menaquinone biosynthesis methyltransferase — translation MALSSLPDAPEKRDAVRGMFDRIAPRYDLVNRLMTMGLDQRWRRVALDRAAVGPGDRVVDLACGTGDLLEQAAARGARVTGVDFSRGMLVGAKRRLPRASLVQADGERLPLANASIDVLTCGFALRNFADLKAAFSEMGRVLADRGRLALLEVDRPSIPGIAALHSVYFNRIVPRIGAMLSDRAAYEYLPESTVYLPNPPELQRMIEDSGFDQVHKVSFLFGAAQLICAQRRPRTG, via the coding sequence GTGGCGTTGAGTTCACTTCCCGACGCACCCGAGAAACGCGACGCCGTACGCGGGATGTTCGATCGGATCGCTCCGCGTTACGACCTGGTGAATCGATTGATGACGATGGGCCTCGACCAACGTTGGCGTCGGGTCGCGTTGGATCGGGCTGCGGTGGGCCCCGGGGATCGGGTGGTGGATCTTGCCTGCGGCACGGGTGATCTCCTCGAACAAGCCGCCGCACGCGGTGCCCGCGTGACGGGCGTCGATTTCAGTCGTGGCATGCTCGTCGGCGCCAAGCGACGGCTTCCGCGAGCCAGCCTCGTTCAGGCCGACGGCGAGCGGCTTCCGCTGGCGAATGCATCCATCGACGTCCTCACCTGTGGGTTCGCGCTCCGGAACTTCGCAGACTTGAAGGCTGCCTTCAGCGAAATGGGGCGCGTCCTCGCCGATCGCGGCCGCCTGGCATTGCTGGAGGTCGATCGACCTTCGATCCCCGGTATCGCGGCACTCCACTCCGTCTATTTCAATCGGATCGTGCCGCGCATCGGAGCCATGCTCTCGGATCGGGCCGCCTACGAATACCTGCCCGAATCCACGGTCTATCTGCCGAACCCTCCCGAGCTTCAACGCATGATCGAAGACAGCGGATTCGATCAGGTGCATAAGGTCTCCTTCCTGTTCGGTGCTGCCCAGCTGATTTGTGCCCAACGGAGACCACGAACGGGATGA
- a CDS encoding MerR family transcriptional regulator: MDYRVEELASQAGIRVDTVRYYQGKGLLPAPRREGRVAWYGDAHLERLTRIRELRDQGLTLSLIGRVFSQESDDPGGSLVEALVEEHLTGRSYTKAELAAQAGVPEAFVTAAQTAGLIEPLLLEAEERFSEADLSMARAGLELLEAGFPMQELLRLAVRHASHVQETTEAAIDLFDGHVRRDAAGEERDPADVTQQFRTLLPVLTRLVAQHFQRTLVSRALGKVADQGSSEELRDALAATESGLEVSVSWR; encoded by the coding sequence ATGGATTATCGAGTCGAAGAGCTGGCCAGTCAGGCGGGTATCCGCGTCGACACCGTGCGGTACTACCAGGGGAAGGGCCTCCTGCCGGCGCCTCGACGGGAAGGCCGCGTGGCCTGGTATGGCGATGCCCATCTCGAGCGGCTGACACGGATTCGCGAGCTGAGGGATCAGGGGCTCACCCTGTCCTTGATCGGGCGCGTCTTCAGCCAGGAATCCGATGATCCGGGAGGCTCGCTGGTGGAAGCCCTGGTGGAGGAGCACCTCACCGGGCGGAGCTACACGAAGGCCGAACTCGCGGCGCAAGCCGGCGTGCCGGAGGCCTTCGTCACCGCCGCCCAGACGGCGGGCTTGATCGAACCGCTTCTCCTCGAAGCCGAAGAGCGCTTCAGCGAGGCCGATCTCTCCATGGCACGGGCGGGCCTGGAGCTACTCGAAGCCGGTTTCCCGATGCAGGAACTGCTCCGGCTTGCCGTTCGCCATGCGAGCCATGTGCAGGAAACCACGGAAGCCGCGATCGACCTCTTCGACGGCCACGTGCGCCGGGACGCAGCAGGAGAAGAGCGGGATCCGGCAGATGTGACGCAGCAGTTCCGCACATTGTTGCCTGTGCTGACGCGCCTGGTCGCTCAGCACTTTCAGCGCACGCTGGTGTCGCGTGCCCTCGGCAAAGTCGCGGACCAGGGGTCGTCGGAGGAGTTGCGTGATGCGCTTGCCGCCACGGAATCCGGCTTGGAGGTCAGTGTCTCGTGGCGTTGA
- a CDS encoding glutathione S-transferase family protein yields the protein MPTGPTTPRIRLYTYAMSPFAAKVHCFLLYKRLPFECFYIHPFRVKQDLPVGRQIPAVTIGDESRADSTPIGLWLDECFPEQPHLLPEGGDEREQLLKIDEWVSHCLIPSSFRYFPGEGLDRWRNGWNLSRVMSKTANGGLSPILRAAWPLLIKNVPFVRRLIAQADDGLPLRESKTRVYQQFIAHLADGPFLAGRDAPSLPDLAAYPQFALYYLTGFRGGDDILEFPEIMEWLVRMRPFVSGTPPLVPAAVRRQELP from the coding sequence ATGCCCACGGGCCCCACGACCCCTCGAATCAGGCTCTACACCTACGCGATGAGCCCCTTCGCCGCGAAGGTCCACTGCTTCCTGCTCTACAAGCGCCTGCCTTTCGAGTGCTTCTACATCCATCCGTTCCGGGTCAAGCAGGATCTGCCCGTAGGCCGCCAGATCCCCGCGGTGACGATCGGCGACGAGAGCCGGGCCGACTCCACGCCGATCGGCCTGTGGCTCGACGAATGTTTCCCAGAGCAGCCGCACCTCCTGCCCGAAGGAGGAGACGAACGGGAGCAGCTGCTGAAGATCGACGAGTGGGTCTCGCATTGTTTGATCCCCTCGAGCTTTCGCTACTTCCCGGGCGAGGGGCTCGATCGCTGGAGAAACGGTTGGAACCTCTCCCGCGTGATGAGCAAGACGGCCAATGGTGGGCTCTCACCGATACTGCGCGCAGCCTGGCCGCTCCTCATCAAGAACGTCCCATTCGTCCGGCGGCTGATTGCGCAGGCAGACGATGGCCTGCCGCTTCGCGAATCCAAGACGAGGGTCTACCAGCAGTTCATCGCGCACCTGGCGGATGGGCCCTTCCTCGCGGGGCGCGACGCGCCGTCACTGCCAGATCTCGCGGCCTACCCGCAGTTCGCGCTCTACTACCTCACAGGTTTCCGGGGCGGCGACGACATCCTCGAGTTCCCCGAGATCATGGAATGGCTGGTCCGCATGAGACCCTTCGTTTCCGGAACACCTCCTCTCGTGCCGGCCGCCGTGCGAAGGCAGGAGCTGCCGTAG
- a CDS encoding cation transporter, producing the protein MDALPHTGGIMSGRHALLQRGLRLEALTISWNVIEAAVAIGAGWLAGSVALVGFGLDSTIETIAASALYLRLRAEMRGATDEEAEAHETRALRVVGITFFALSLYIVYEAGSTLWFQEPPDTSQIGIALAALSLLVMPFLAWAKFRTGRALESRALIADAKESLACSYLSLALLLGLGANALLGWWWADPVAALAMLPWILREGWEALEEASSD; encoded by the coding sequence ATGGACGCACTTCCACACACGGGTGGCATCATGAGCGGTCGTCATGCACTCCTCCAAAGAGGTCTTCGCCTCGAGGCCCTGACCATCTCGTGGAACGTGATCGAGGCCGCGGTTGCCATCGGAGCTGGGTGGCTGGCGGGAAGTGTTGCCCTCGTCGGCTTCGGGTTGGACAGCACGATCGAAACGATTGCAGCGTCGGCCCTCTATCTCCGACTCCGCGCAGAGATGAGGGGAGCCACGGACGAAGAAGCAGAAGCCCACGAGACCCGTGCGCTTCGAGTGGTTGGCATCACCTTCTTCGCTCTCTCGCTCTATATCGTCTATGAGGCTGGCAGCACGCTCTGGTTCCAGGAACCACCGGACACGAGTCAGATCGGAATCGCGCTCGCCGCGCTCTCGCTCCTCGTCATGCCGTTTCTTGCCTGGGCGAAGTTTCGAACGGGACGAGCACTCGAGAGCCGTGCTCTCATTGCAGATGCGAAGGAGAGCCTCGCGTGTTCCTACCTGTCGCTCGCGCTGCTTCTCGGCCTTGGCGCCAACGCGCTCCTTGGCTGGTGGTGGGCGGACCCGGTGGCCGCGCTTGCGATGCTTCCGTGGATCCTCCGGGAAGGATGGGAAGCACTCGAGGAAGCCTCTTCTGATTGA
- a CDS encoding isoprenylcysteine carboxylmethyltransferase family protein, with protein MPDNDILTDPFFWALLSAVGMGAGNTIVADVLPRSRFLGALVVASVMLGRILLVLPFCPQPRFELAGLHWPLGLVLIGAGAAFVLPVSRVHWTTAPDASERLRSTGVYGLVRHPAYLGNIVLCLGWAVAFRSTVGVALTVLWWLSFWLHARIEEASLLRTYGADYEAYKRRVPWRIIPWTHFHTRVAS; from the coding sequence ATGCCTGACAACGACATTCTCACGGATCCGTTCTTCTGGGCGCTTCTCTCTGCAGTGGGGATGGGCGCGGGAAACACCATCGTCGCCGATGTCCTCCCTCGGAGTCGGTTCCTCGGGGCGCTCGTCGTCGCCTCCGTGATGCTTGGACGGATCCTCCTCGTGCTTCCCTTCTGTCCACAGCCTCGCTTCGAACTCGCGGGCCTTCACTGGCCTCTTGGGCTCGTCCTCATCGGTGCCGGCGCAGCGTTCGTTCTTCCAGTCTCCCGTGTTCATTGGACGACAGCGCCGGACGCTTCCGAGCGTCTCCGGAGCACCGGCGTCTACGGACTCGTTCGACATCCTGCCTATCTCGGAAACATCGTCTTGTGCCTCGGTTGGGCGGTCGCCTTCCGCTCGACCGTGGGCGTTGCACTCACCGTTCTCTGGTGGCTGAGCTTCTGGCTTCATGCACGGATCGAGGAAGCCTCACTCCTGCGAACGTATGGGGCGGACTACGAGGCCTACAAGCGTCGCGTCCCGTGGCGCATCATTCCATGGACGCACTTCCACACACGGGTGGCATCATGA